The following coding sequences are from one Lusitaniella coriacea LEGE 07157 window:
- the cobA gene encoding uroporphyrinogen-III C-methyltransferase produces MQNSPNQSKSSRSSKGQVYLVGAGLGGATYLTLRGKELLESAEVLVYDALVDGELLRLVPSGCLKVDVGKRGGKPSTPQAEIDRLLVDYCCQGKRVVRLKSGDPLIFGRARSEVTALSAAGCDFELVPGISSVLAAPLMAGIPLTDKELSGAFAVVSGHQPDRLDWEALSRIDTLVVLMGGRNLGTIQERLQRYGRSRDRAIAIIRDGGRSTQSVWQGTLADILDRTAGVSLSPCVIVIGEVVRLQSVFQSMTHSSPLPLQGKTVLVTRAVEQSSTFAELLQERGATVVEMPALEIRPPSSWEALDRAIARLSDFNWLILTSSNGVDFFFERLAALGKDARSLVGVKIAVVGRKTAASLQQRNLIPDFIPPDFVADSLVEHFPESLQGKQILFPRVETGGREVLVKELTTRGATVTEVPAYQSACPDAIDPATLQAFKNQTIDIVTFASSKTAKNAYHLLVEALGKEFLCNTLERVCIASIGPQTTKTCNDLFGRTDIEAQEYTLEGLTHAIAR; encoded by the coding sequence ATGCAAAACTCACCCAACCAAAGCAAATCGTCGCGTTCCTCGAAAGGTCAAGTGTACCTCGTGGGTGCGGGATTGGGGGGAGCAACCTACCTAACGCTGCGAGGGAAAGAACTGCTCGAATCCGCAGAGGTTTTGGTCTACGATGCTTTGGTGGATGGGGAACTGTTGCGCTTAGTGCCATCCGGTTGTTTGAAAGTGGATGTGGGGAAACGAGGGGGGAAACCCAGTACGCCGCAAGCTGAAATCGATCGATTGTTGGTGGATTATTGCTGTCAGGGAAAACGGGTGGTACGCCTCAAAAGCGGCGATCCTTTGATTTTTGGTCGCGCAAGGTCTGAAGTTACTGCACTGTCTGCCGCAGGGTGCGATTTTGAATTGGTTCCCGGCATTTCTTCGGTTCTCGCCGCACCTCTTATGGCGGGGATTCCCCTCACGGATAAGGAATTAAGCGGTGCATTTGCAGTGGTCAGCGGTCATCAACCGGATCGTTTGGATTGGGAGGCACTCTCGCGCATCGATACGTTGGTGGTGTTGATGGGAGGGCGCAATTTGGGGACGATACAAGAACGATTACAGCGTTATGGGCGATCGCGCGATCGCGCAATTGCCATTATCCGCGACGGAGGACGCAGCACCCAATCGGTGTGGCAGGGGACATTAGCCGATATCCTAGATCGAACAGCAGGAGTTTCTTTATCCCCCTGCGTCATTGTTATTGGCGAAGTCGTTCGCTTGCAATCGGTTTTTCAATCTATGACACATTCTTCTCCTCTCCCACTCCAGGGAAAAACGGTTTTGGTGACTCGCGCAGTCGAACAGTCCAGTACGTTTGCCGAGCTGCTGCAAGAACGCGGTGCAACGGTTGTGGAGATGCCTGCGTTGGAAATTCGCCCGCCCTCGAGTTGGGAGGCTTTAGATCGCGCGATCGCGCGCCTCTCGGATTTTAACTGGTTAATCCTCACCTCCAGCAACGGGGTGGACTTTTTTTTCGAGCGTTTGGCAGCGTTGGGTAAAGACGCGCGATCGCTTGTTGGGGTAAAAATTGCGGTTGTGGGAAGAAAAACCGCAGCAAGTTTGCAACAGCGCAACCTCATTCCCGATTTCATTCCCCCAGATTTTGTGGCAGATTCCCTTGTCGAACACTTCCCCGAATCCTTGCAGGGAAAGCAAATTCTATTTCCTCGCGTAGAAACCGGGGGACGAGAGGTTTTGGTAAAGGAATTAACAACGCGCGGCGCAACAGTGACGGAAGTTCCGGCGTATCAATCCGCTTGTCCCGACGCGATCGATCCGGCAACTTTACAAGCGTTTAAAAACCAAACCATTGATATTGTGACGTTTGCTAGTTCTAAAACCGCAAAAAATGCTTACCATCTTCTCGTTGAAGCATTAGGCAAAGAGTTTTTGTGCAATACCTTAGAACGGGTTTGTATTGCTTCGATTGGTCCGCAAACCACCAAAACCTGCAACGATTTATTTGGGCGAACGGATATAGAAGCACAAGAATATACCTTAGAGGGATTAACTCACGCGATCGCGAGATAG